A section of the Rossellomorea marisflavi genome encodes:
- the sdaAB gene encoding L-serine ammonia-lyase, iron-sulfur-dependent subunit beta, producing MKYKSVFDIIGPVMIGPSSSHTAGAARIGRLARELFRREPKWVNVSFYGSFAKTYKGHGTDVAIIGGVLDYDTFDERIINSIETARKKGIKIRFREEEAITDHPNTARIHMGDDEGEIELVGISIGGGKVEIIELNGFELKLSGHHPAILVVHDDRFGAIAAVSNIIAKHELNIGHMDVSRKEKGKMALMTIEVDQPIDEAVLKELSSLSHITQVTKITD from the coding sequence ATGAAGTATAAAAGCGTATTTGATATTATTGGACCGGTCATGATCGGGCCATCAAGTTCTCATACTGCGGGAGCCGCCCGCATCGGAAGACTTGCCAGGGAGCTGTTCCGTCGAGAACCGAAATGGGTCAATGTTTCATTTTACGGTTCATTCGCAAAAACGTATAAAGGGCACGGAACCGACGTGGCCATCATCGGCGGGGTCCTCGATTATGATACATTTGATGAACGGATCATCAATTCAATCGAGACTGCCAGAAAAAAAGGAATCAAAATCAGATTCAGGGAAGAAGAGGCCATAACGGATCATCCCAATACAGCTAGGATCCACATGGGTGATGACGAGGGGGAAATAGAGCTCGTTGGAATATCCATCGGCGGCGGAAAAGTAGAGATCATTGAATTGAATGGATTCGAACTAAAGCTCTCTGGACATCACCCGGCCATTCTCGTTGTCCATGACGACCGGTTTGGTGCAATTGCCGCTGTTTCAAATATTATTGCCAAGCACGAATTGAACATCGGACACATGGATGTTTCAAGAAAGGAAAAGGGAAAAATGGCTTTGATGACGATCGAGGTCGATCAGCCGATTGATGAGGCTGTGCTCAAGGAGCTGTCGTCGCTTTCCCATATTACCCAGGTGACCAAAATCACCGATTGA
- a CDS encoding Asp23/Gls24 family envelope stress response protein: protein MSIEMRTQYGQIDITNDVIAMIAGGAAVDCYGIVGMASKNQIKDGFTDILRKENFTRGVIVRQEAEEVHIDMYIIVSYGTKISEIAHNVQSKVKYTLDKTVGLAVDSVNIFVQGVRVTNP from the coding sequence ATGTCCATCGAAATGAGAACGCAGTACGGACAAATTGATATTACTAATGATGTCATTGCAATGATTGCTGGAGGTGCAGCGGTGGATTGCTACGGAATTGTTGGGATGGCTTCAAAAAACCAGATCAAGGACGGTTTCACTGATATTCTGCGTAAAGAGAACTTCACTCGAGGAGTGATCGTTCGTCAGGAAGCAGAGGAAGTACATATTGATATGTATATAATTGTGAGTTATGGTACGAAGATTTCCGAGATTGCTCACAACGTACAATCCAAGGTTAAATATACCCTTGATAAAACCGTCGGCTTGGCGGTCGATTCTGTAAATATTTTTGTACAAGGGGTTCGCGTAACGAACCCGTAG
- the pknB gene encoding Stk1 family PASTA domain-containing Ser/Thr kinase translates to MMNGKRISGRYKIIKLIGGGGMANVYLAHDMILDREVAIKTLRLDFANEEEFIKRFQREAQSATSLTHPNIVSIYDVGEEDDLSYIVMEYVHGMTLKQYIQQHSPVDVEKAIDIMKQLTMAIAHAHQNHIIHRDIKPHNILLDEEGNVKITDFGIAMALSATSITQTNSVLGSVHYLSPEQARGGMATKKSDIYSLGIVMFELLTGRLPFSGESAVSIALKHLQSETPSMKRWAPHIPQSVENIVLKATAKDPFRRYENLDELQEELKTCLEPGRLDEPRFSVPLDDEATKAIPVITDQNAHSNLDDTIVHHQSTPEEMDTKPSAPVVEAKKGKKDKQKKKKSKDKNKKKWPILIVSLFFLLVLLGAAAVYFIPDLLGPKEIEVPDVSGKESAEAASLIVSQGFVVGKTEKQPSETVPEGEVIKTNPKGGRTAKEGSTIDLYVSSGKEKIEMKDYTDAMYDVAKKDLEELGFEVEKEEVNDQAEEGTILRQDPSEGEEVIPDETTVTLTVSLGPVSFDLRDLTGFDSKLLEEYEDLRGISIEKGAEAYSDNIPEGSVVSQETKAGTPIFEGDVIYVTISKGPDPTQQKEEEEAAASKTTKEVPLELSIPYEKEDGTPQSVDIYIEDANKKLDDSDQLLAITEETSVTLTFTLEEGQEGKYRILLDGKEYKEDTVEYPND, encoded by the coding sequence ATGATGAATGGAAAGCGCATCAGTGGCCGCTACAAAATTATCAAACTGATCGGCGGGGGCGGCATGGCCAATGTATACCTTGCCCATGATATGATCCTTGACCGGGAAGTCGCCATCAAGACGCTGCGGTTGGATTTCGCTAATGAAGAAGAATTCATCAAGCGCTTCCAGCGTGAGGCACAATCTGCCACAAGCCTTACTCACCCGAATATCGTCAGCATATACGACGTCGGTGAGGAGGATGACCTGTCTTATATCGTGATGGAGTACGTCCATGGCATGACCTTGAAGCAGTACATACAGCAACATTCTCCCGTGGATGTGGAAAAAGCGATCGATATCATGAAGCAGTTGACCATGGCCATCGCACACGCCCACCAGAATCATATCATCCATAGGGATATCAAGCCCCATAACATCCTTCTGGACGAAGAAGGCAATGTCAAAATTACCGATTTCGGGATTGCCATGGCCTTGAGTGCCACCTCCATCACCCAGACGAACTCGGTTCTCGGGTCCGTTCACTATTTGTCTCCCGAGCAGGCAAGGGGGGGAATGGCAACAAAGAAATCGGATATCTATTCTCTTGGGATCGTCATGTTCGAATTGCTGACCGGACGCCTCCCGTTTTCTGGAGAATCTGCGGTTTCTATTGCTTTGAAACATTTGCAGTCCGAGACGCCTTCCATGAAGCGGTGGGCACCGCATATCCCACAGAGCGTCGAGAATATCGTCCTGAAAGCTACAGCCAAAGATCCTTTCAGAAGATATGAAAATCTGGATGAACTGCAGGAAGAGCTAAAGACATGCCTTGAGCCCGGTCGCTTGGACGAACCAAGATTCAGCGTGCCTCTGGATGATGAAGCAACGAAGGCCATTCCGGTCATAACCGACCAGAATGCACACTCCAATCTGGACGATACGATCGTCCATCATCAATCAACACCTGAAGAAATGGATACAAAGCCGTCGGCTCCAGTAGTGGAAGCGAAGAAGGGCAAGAAAGATAAGCAGAAAAAGAAGAAATCGAAAGACAAAAATAAAAAGAAGTGGCCGATCCTGATTGTTTCACTCTTTTTCCTCTTGGTGCTGCTGGGTGCGGCGGCCGTTTATTTCATCCCCGATCTCCTCGGACCCAAGGAAATCGAGGTTCCGGATGTATCCGGCAAGGAATCAGCTGAAGCAGCATCCCTCATCGTGTCTCAAGGGTTTGTAGTGGGCAAGACCGAAAAGCAGCCGAGCGAGACCGTACCTGAAGGGGAAGTGATCAAAACGAACCCCAAGGGAGGGAGGACGGCTAAAGAAGGCTCCACCATTGATCTCTATGTCAGTTCGGGAAAAGAGAAAATCGAGATGAAGGACTATACGGATGCCATGTATGATGTGGCGAAAAAAGATCTCGAGGAGCTTGGGTTTGAGGTAGAGAAGGAAGAAGTGAATGACCAGGCGGAGGAGGGAACCATCCTCAGGCAGGACCCATCGGAAGGTGAGGAAGTCATACCGGACGAAACGACAGTCACACTAACCGTAAGTCTGGGCCCCGTTTCATTCGATCTCAGGGACCTGACCGGTTTTGATAGCAAACTTCTTGAAGAGTACGAGGATTTGAGAGGCATCTCGATCGAAAAAGGTGCAGAAGCCTACTCCGATAATATCCCGGAAGGAAGCGTCGTCTCCCAGGAAACCAAAGCGGGAACGCCGATATTTGAAGGGGACGTCATCTATGTGACGATTTCTAAAGGTCCGGACCCGACTCAACAGAAGGAAGAAGAAGAGGCAGCAGCGTCTAAAACGACGAAAGAAGTGCCTCTAGAACTTTCGATTCCTTATGAAAAGGAAGATGGGACCCCTCAATCCGTCGATATTTATATCGAGGATGCCAACAAGAAATTGGATGATAGCGATCAACTTCTGGCCATCACGGAAGAAACCTCTGTTACATTGACCTTCACTCTTGAAGAAGGGCAAGAAGGAAAGTATAGGATCCTTTTAGATGGCAAGGAGTATAAAGAAGATACAGTGGAATATCCTAATGATTGA
- the rpe gene encoding ribulose-phosphate 3-epimerase, which translates to MMKIAPSILSADFSKLGEDIREVDAGGADYIHVDVMDGHFVPNITLGPPIVKAIRPITGLPLDVHLMISEPAKYVDAFADAGADYITVHVEADPHIHRTIQLIKNRGVKAGVVLNPGTASELIKPLIADIDMVLLMTVNPGFGGQAFIPSVVTKIKEIRKWADELNPALEIEVDGGINPETIAVCAEAGADVFVAGSAIYNQSDRKKAIEDLKAAASVGKAE; encoded by the coding sequence ATGATGAAGATTGCACCATCGATTCTGTCAGCAGATTTTTCTAAACTAGGGGAGGATATCCGTGAGGTTGATGCGGGTGGAGCGGATTACATTCACGTGGATGTGATGGATGGTCACTTTGTACCGAACATCACTCTTGGACCGCCGATCGTCAAAGCCATTCGTCCCATCACAGGCCTTCCCCTCGACGTCCATCTGATGATATCGGAACCGGCCAAGTATGTGGACGCATTTGCCGACGCAGGGGCAGATTATATCACTGTGCATGTAGAAGCGGATCCGCATATTCACAGGACCATCCAGTTGATCAAAAATCGGGGAGTGAAAGCAGGTGTTGTCCTTAATCCAGGCACAGCCTCAGAGCTGATCAAACCGCTCATAGCGGATATTGATATGGTGCTCCTCATGACAGTCAATCCAGGCTTTGGTGGTCAGGCGTTCATTCCATCCGTGGTCACTAAGATCAAAGAAATCAGGAAGTGGGCCGATGAACTGAATCCAGCCCTAGAGATCGAAGTCGACGGCGGAATCAATCCCGAGACCATCGCAGTTTGTGCCGAAGCTGGCGCAGATGTATTCGTTGCCGGATCAGCCATCTACAATCAAAGCGATCGTAAAAAAGCAATTGAAGATCTTAAAGCAGCGGCTTCTGTGGGGAAAGCAGAGTAG
- a CDS encoding thiamine diphosphokinase → MKISILAGGPTPYLPPLVDVPMDGHIWVGVDRGVFTLLEKGMEPHVAFGDFDSVSPREWQLISSRVEEVNRYRPEKDETDLELALNWAAEQEPEEITIYGATGGRLDHFMGNVQLLLKDDLKGISVRLVDSLNEMSIKRPGEHEVEMNPRYTYISFVPISPIVKGLTLSGFKYPLTNRNIYWGSTLCISNELIQSHGTFSFSDGIIMVIRSNDAS, encoded by the coding sequence ATGAAAATTTCAATTTTAGCTGGAGGACCGACACCCTACCTTCCTCCCCTGGTCGATGTCCCTATGGATGGTCATATATGGGTAGGGGTGGACAGGGGGGTGTTCACTCTCCTGGAAAAGGGAATGGAGCCTCATGTCGCTTTCGGTGACTTTGATTCGGTCAGCCCGCGTGAATGGCAACTGATCTCTTCCCGTGTTGAAGAAGTGAATCGCTATAGGCCGGAGAAGGACGAAACCGACCTCGAACTCGCTTTGAACTGGGCCGCTGAACAGGAGCCCGAAGAAATCACCATTTACGGTGCAACCGGCGGCCGTCTGGATCATTTTATGGGAAATGTGCAGCTTCTTCTTAAAGATGACTTGAAGGGGATCTCAGTTCGTCTCGTTGATTCGCTGAATGAAATGTCTATAAAGAGACCGGGAGAGCATGAGGTGGAAATGAACCCCCGCTACACGTACATTTCGTTCGTCCCGATCAGCCCTATTGTGAAGGGGTTGACCCTGTCCGGCTTCAAATATCCCCTCACCAACCGGAATATTTACTGGGGATCCACACTATGTATTAGTAATGAACTTATACAATCGCATGGTACTTTTTCTTTTTCCGACGGCATAATAATGGTGATAAGAAGCAATGATGCTTCTTGA
- the spoVM gene encoding stage V sporulation protein SpoVM, producing the protein MRFYTIKLPKFLGGLVRAMLGTFKKE; encoded by the coding sequence ATGCGTTTCTATACAATCAAATTACCGAAATTTCTTGGAGGCCTTGTCAGGGCCATGCTGGGGACGTTCAAGAAAGAATAG
- the rpmB gene encoding 50S ribosomal protein L28, whose translation MAKQCVITGRKASSGNARSHAMNANKRTWGANLQKVRILVDGKPKKVWVSARALKSGKVERV comes from the coding sequence ATGGCGAAACAATGCGTAATTACTGGCCGTAAAGCTAGCTCAGGTAATGCTCGCTCTCACGCGATGAATGCGAATAAGCGTACATGGGGTGCTAACCTGCAAAAAGTTCGTATTCTTGTAGACGGTAAACCTAAAAAGGTTTGGGTTTCTGCAAGAGCATTGAAATCTGGTAAAGTTGAACGCGTTTAA
- the rsgA gene encoding ribosome small subunit-dependent GTPase A, with protein sequence MAEGKIVKALSGFYYVLSEGTVTQCRGRGNFRKNKITPLVGDHVEFQADNVTDGYILKVFERKNELVRPPIANVDQAILVFSASEPDFSTTLLDRFLVLIESKEIDPLICITKMDLLTEEEMGRIHRYADDYRRMGYEVLTTSSKTEQGVKELAPYLRDKISVFAGQSGVGKSSLLNALDPELDLKTAMISSHLGRGKHTTRHVELIHVDGGLVADTPGFSSLDFTELDESDLPLCFPEMVTASEACKFRGCLHVNEPKCAVKEKVEAGDIPAYRYDHYLSFHQEIKERKPRY encoded by the coding sequence ATGGCTGAAGGGAAAATTGTGAAAGCGCTCAGCGGTTTCTATTACGTACTTTCTGAAGGGACCGTCACTCAATGCAGGGGTAGAGGGAACTTCAGGAAAAATAAAATCACGCCCCTTGTTGGGGATCACGTTGAGTTCCAGGCGGACAATGTGACCGATGGATACATATTGAAGGTTTTTGAACGAAAGAATGAGCTCGTCAGGCCACCGATCGCCAATGTGGATCAAGCGATCCTCGTCTTTTCGGCGAGCGAGCCGGATTTCAGCACGACACTTCTTGACCGATTCCTCGTACTTATCGAGAGTAAGGAAATCGACCCGCTCATCTGCATTACGAAAATGGACCTTCTTACGGAGGAGGAGATGGGCAGGATCCACCGATACGCAGACGACTACCGGAGGATGGGGTATGAAGTGCTGACGACTTCTTCGAAAACGGAACAGGGCGTCAAAGAACTCGCCCCGTATCTTAGGGATAAGATTTCGGTGTTTGCAGGTCAGTCAGGGGTCGGGAAATCCTCTCTGCTCAACGCACTTGATCCCGAACTCGATCTGAAGACCGCCATGATTTCAAGCCACCTTGGAAGGGGAAAACATACAACACGTCATGTGGAGCTGATCCATGTAGACGGAGGCCTCGTGGCAGATACACCCGGTTTCAGTTCACTGGACTTCACGGAGCTTGATGAATCCGATCTGCCTCTATGCTTTCCAGAAATGGTGACGGCTTCTGAAGCTTGCAAATTCAGGGGATGCCTGCATGTGAATGAACCAAAGTGCGCGGTGAAAGAGAAAGTGGAGGCGGGAGACATCCCGGCCTATCGATACGATCATTATCTATCCTTTCATCAGGAAATCAAAGAAAGAAAGCCGAGGTATTAA
- a CDS encoding DAK2 domain-containing protein gives MSITSLDGKRFAEMVLQGASLLSANAQLVDALNVFPVPDGDTGTNMNLSMTSGAKEVQKNIQSHIGNVSISLSKGLLMGARGNSGVILSQLFRGFGKAIEGKSSLTTEEFAQALQTGVDTAYKAVMKPVEGTILTVAKDAAKKGVSVAKNESDFIKLMESIVKEGQASLNRTPDLLPVLKEVGVVDSGGQGLLFVYEGFLAELKGEKVSERVNLPSMNDLVSAEHHKSAQDFMSTEDIEFGYCTEFMVQFEEGKKSFDEETFRQDLSGYGDSLLVISDEELAKVHIHSEEPGNVLSYGHQYGSLIKIKIENMREQHSSIVGESRPVAKAETPKKEVDFAIVTVAMGEGVAELFRSIGATVVIEGGQTMNPSTEDIVKAVEEVNAKKVIIMPNNKNIIMAAEQAAEVLSQEVAVVPTKTVPQGMSALLAFNPGASVSENQAGMSEAAKQVKSGQVTFAVRDTSIDGITISKDDFMGIDEGKIVIAEKDLKKAATGLLEQMLDEDSEILTIIYGEDVSEEDVEALQEYIEQKYGEVEVEVHNGKQPLYSYIFSVE, from the coding sequence GTGTCGATTACATCTTTGGATGGAAAACGTTTTGCAGAAATGGTGCTTCAGGGGGCAAGTCTTTTGTCTGCGAATGCACAGTTAGTTGATGCACTGAATGTTTTTCCTGTTCCTGATGGAGATACTGGAACAAATATGAATTTATCCATGACTTCCGGTGCGAAGGAAGTTCAAAAAAATATACAATCCCACATCGGGAACGTATCCATCTCCCTTTCTAAGGGACTGTTGATGGGGGCTCGCGGTAACTCGGGGGTCATCCTGTCCCAGCTGTTCAGGGGATTCGGCAAGGCGATTGAAGGCAAATCCAGCCTGACGACTGAAGAGTTTGCCCAAGCCCTTCAGACCGGAGTGGATACAGCTTACAAAGCTGTCATGAAACCTGTTGAAGGAACCATTTTGACAGTGGCGAAAGATGCGGCGAAAAAAGGTGTTTCCGTTGCGAAAAACGAGAGCGATTTCATAAAGCTGATGGAGTCCATTGTCAAAGAAGGACAGGCCTCATTGAACCGGACACCGGATCTCCTTCCTGTCTTGAAGGAAGTTGGGGTAGTGGATAGTGGCGGTCAAGGTCTGCTGTTCGTCTATGAAGGCTTTCTTGCAGAATTGAAGGGGGAGAAGGTATCCGAACGTGTGAACCTTCCATCCATGAATGATCTTGTGAGCGCGGAACATCACAAGTCTGCACAGGACTTCATGAGCACGGAAGATATCGAATTCGGCTACTGTACGGAATTCATGGTGCAATTCGAAGAGGGGAAGAAGTCGTTTGACGAGGAAACATTCCGTCAGGACCTGAGCGGTTACGGGGATTCCCTCCTTGTCATCAGTGATGAGGAGTTGGCCAAAGTCCATATCCACTCAGAGGAGCCGGGTAATGTCCTAAGCTATGGTCACCAATACGGAAGCCTCATCAAGATCAAGATCGAAAACATGAGGGAGCAGCACAGCTCCATCGTAGGTGAATCACGTCCTGTTGCAAAGGCCGAGACTCCTAAAAAGGAAGTCGACTTTGCCATCGTGACCGTTGCCATGGGTGAAGGTGTAGCAGAATTATTCAGGAGTATCGGTGCCACTGTCGTCATCGAAGGCGGACAAACGATGAATCCAAGCACGGAAGATATCGTCAAGGCAGTGGAAGAGGTCAATGCCAAGAAAGTCATCATCATGCCGAACAATAAGAACATCATCATGGCAGCGGAGCAAGCGGCGGAAGTCCTTTCACAGGAAGTGGCTGTCGTACCGACGAAAACCGTTCCTCAAGGAATGTCTGCCCTACTGGCTTTTAATCCGGGTGCATCCGTATCGGAAAACCAGGCAGGGATGTCTGAAGCAGCCAAACAGGTGAAAAGCGGTCAGGTGACATTTGCTGTCAGGGATACAAGCATTGACGGCATCACGATTTCCAAAGATGATTTCATGGGGATCGATGAAGGAAAGATCGTGATTGCAGAGAAAGACCTTAAGAAGGCGGCAACCGGCCTGCTTGAGCAAATGCTTGATGAAGATTCAGAGATTCTGACCATCATATACGGAGAAGATGTTTCTGAAGAAGACGTTGAGGCACTGCAAGAGTATATCGAACAAAAATATGGGGAAGTGGAAGTGGAAGTTCATAACGGGAAGCAGCCACTTTACTCCTATATCTTCTCGGTCGAATAG
- the sdaAA gene encoding L-serine ammonia-lyase, iron-sulfur-dependent, subunit alpha, whose protein sequence is MFRNVAELIELAESQNKKISDIMIEQEIEFTGKTYEEVYQQMETNLEVMEKAVARGLEGVKSHSGLTGGDAVLLQKYIESGKSLTGETILDAVSKAVATNEVNAAMGTICATPTAGSAGVVPGTLFAVKNKLNPTKEEMIRFLFTSGAFGFVVANNASISGAAGGCQAEVGSASGMAAAAIVEMAGGTPSQSAEAMAITLKNMLGLVCDPVAGLVEVPCVKRNAMGAANAMVAADMALAGITSRIPCDEVIDAMYKIGQTMPVALRETALGGLAATPTGRELEAKIFGVALNKRDDVE, encoded by the coding sequence ATGTTCCGAAATGTCGCAGAGTTGATTGAACTCGCAGAAAGTCAAAATAAAAAGATTTCAGATATCATGATTGAACAGGAAATCGAATTCACTGGTAAAACCTACGAAGAAGTTTATCAGCAGATGGAAACCAACCTGGAAGTGATGGAAAAGGCCGTTGCCAGGGGGCTTGAAGGTGTAAAATCCCACTCAGGACTGACCGGTGGGGATGCTGTCCTGCTTCAAAAATATATTGAATCGGGCAAGTCGTTGACAGGTGAAACCATCCTTGACGCAGTAAGTAAAGCGGTCGCCACCAATGAAGTGAATGCGGCCATGGGCACAATCTGTGCCACACCGACTGCAGGTTCTGCCGGCGTCGTACCCGGTACGTTGTTCGCTGTCAAAAACAAATTGAACCCTACGAAGGAAGAAATGATCCGCTTCTTATTCACTTCCGGAGCATTTGGCTTTGTCGTGGCGAATAATGCTTCGATATCTGGTGCGGCTGGAGGTTGTCAGGCGGAGGTCGGCTCTGCGAGTGGTATGGCCGCGGCTGCCATCGTCGAAATGGCAGGGGGGACACCGAGTCAGTCTGCTGAAGCCATGGCGATCACATTGAAAAACATGTTGGGGCTTGTTTGTGATCCGGTAGCAGGGCTTGTTGAAGTTCCGTGCGTGAAGCGGAATGCAATGGGAGCGGCAAATGCAATGGTGGCAGCCGATATGGCTCTTGCAGGAATTACGAGCAGGATCCCATGTGATGAAGTCATTGATGCCATGTACAAGATCGGTCAGACCATGCCGGTCGCTCTCCGTGAAACAGCACTGGGAGGATTGGCTGCTACACCGACGGGGCGGGAGCTAGAGGCGAAAATCTTCGGCGTGGCACTGAATAAACGTGACGACGTGGAGTGA